A single Populus alba chromosome 7, ASM523922v2, whole genome shotgun sequence DNA region contains:
- the LOC118047823 gene encoding karrikin insensitive 2 receptor CA — translation MGIVEEAHNAKILGSGEQVIVLAHGFGTDQSVWKHLIPHIVDEYKVILYDNMGAGTTNPDYFDFNRYSSLEGYAYDLLAILEELKVESCILVAHSVSGIIGAIASISRPDLFSKIVMLSASPRYLNDVDYYGGFEQEDLDQLFEAMQNNYKAWCSGFAPLAVGGDMDSVAVQEFSRTLFNMRPDIALSVAQNIFQSDMRSILHMVTVPCHILQSMKDLAVPVVVAEYLHQNLGGESIVEVMSSDGHLPQLSSPDIVIPVLLKHIRYNIAS, via the exons atgggtATTGTAGAAGAAGCTCATAACGCGAAGATCTTGGGGTCAGGGGAGCAAGTGATAGTTTTGGCTCATGGGTTTGGGACGGATCAGTCTGTATGGAAGCACTTGATTCCACACATCGTCGATGAGTACAAAGTTATTCTGTATGATAACATGGGTGCTGGAACTACAAACCCAGATTACTTTGACTTCAATCGGTACTCATCTCTTGAAGGTTATGCTTATGATTTGCTTGCCATTTTAGAGGAGTTAAAAGTTGAGTCTTGTATTCTTGTCGCTCACTCTGTTTCTGGCATTATTGGTGCTATTGCCTCTATCAGTCGCCCTGATCTCTTCTCAAAAATTGTCATGCTTTCTGCTTCTCCAAG GTATTTGAATGACGTTGATTACTACGGAGGATTTGAGCAAGAAGATTTAGACCAGTTATTTGAAGCGATGCAAAACAATTATAAAGCATGGTGTTCAGGTTTTGCCCCGCTAGCCGTGGGAGGAGACATGGATTCTGTAGCAGTGCAGGAATTCAGCCGCACCCTCTTCAATATGAGGCCAGACATTGCCCTTAGCGTGGCACAAAACATCTTCCAAAGTGACATGAGGTCAATCCTACATATGGTCACTGTGCCCTGCCACATTCTGCAGAGCATGAAGGACTTAGCAGTGCCTGTGGTTGTCGCTGAATATTTGCACCAAAATCTTGGCGGTGAATCAATTGTTGAAGTCATGTCATCGGATGGTCATCTGCCTCAGTTGAGCTCTCCGGATATTGTGATCCCTGTGCTTCTAAAGCACATTCGTTACAATATTGCTTCATGA